One Elusimicrobiota bacterium genomic region harbors:
- the rpmE gene encoding 50S ribosomal protein L31 yields MREGIHPKYVECKVECACGNSFVTMSTKPEIKLDICSKCHPFFTGKQKLIDTAGRVDKFLSKYSKTGGKTLTRKPKKVVMKVKPLKKIKKAIPKEYTKKDSFRKSGPKSESKAEPKSEQKKEIKSSEK; encoded by the coding sequence ATGAGAGAAGGAATTCATCCAAAGTATGTTGAGTGTAAGGTAGAGTGTGCCTGTGGTAATAGTTTTGTTACTATGTCGACAAAGCCGGAGATAAAATTGGATATTTGTTCAAAGTGTCATCCTTTTTTTACAGGAAAGCAAAAGTTGATTGATACGGCAGGGCGAGTTGATAAATTCTTATCAAAATATTCAAAAACCGGCGGAAAAACTTTAACGAGGAAGCCTAAAAAGGTTGTAATGAAAGTAAAACCGCTTAAGAAAATTAAAAAAGCAATACCAAAAGAATATACTAAAAAAGATTCGTTCAGAAAATCAGGACCGAAATCAGAATCAAAAGCGGAACCAAAATCAGAACAAAAAAAAGAAATAAAATCATCAGAGAAGTAG